The following are from one region of the Quercus robur chromosome 1, dhQueRobu3.1, whole genome shotgun sequence genome:
- the LOC126728442 gene encoding uncharacterized protein LOC126728442 — protein sequence MDKSWMKITNRRSQEYLDGVQQFLNFASNHAYPDGTISCPCKKCVHTNSWPIDVVQAHLVSKGICRGYNPWVFNGEISSAKTSTEIPSSHVQENPIEYADLRDMLHDIFPIQDMASAPMEEVPSVQQPTEGPAKGPNEDALKFMKLLEDASQPCYEGCKYFSKLSAIVHLYHMKCLNGWTNKSFTMLLEFLLDFLPSNSKLPKDYYEAKKIIKDLGLSYEKIHACPKDCVLYWKENANLEACPNCNLSRWESNESKGQQSTNASSKKRKKKAAKILRWFPLKPRLQRLFMSPETANHMKWHANGRVNDGLRRHPADSEAWKSFDRKYVEFSSEPRNVRLGLAADGFNPYGNMSTTHSTWPVILIPYNLPPWMCMKRSYFMLSLLIPGPTSPGNDIDVFLQPLVEELKELWDVGVETFDVSSKKSFQMHVALLWTINDFPAYGDISGWSTKGSLACPSCNYDKQSRWLRYGRKFSYIGHRRFLDSDHRFRKQKKSFDGNIDNRSAPITIFGGEIMLQTDAVADHVFGKKKVNLTNKRKGGEEALTV from the coding sequence ATGGATAAGAGTTGGATGAAAATTACCAATAGAAGGTCACAAGAATATTTAGATGGAGTTCAACAGTTTCTGAATTTCGCATCTAATCATGCATACCCGGATGGAACAATTTCATGTCCATGTAAAAAATGCGTGCATACGAATTCATGGCCTATAGATGTTGTACAGGCTCACTTAGTGTCAAAAGGGATTTGTAGGGGTTATAACCCTTGGGTTTTTAATGGGGAAATATCGTCTGCGAAGACTTCTACTGAAATTCCTAGTAGTCATGTCCAAGAAAACCCAATAGAGTATGCTGATCTTCGTGACATGTTGCATGACATATTCCCCATACAAGATATGGCATCTGCGCCAATGGAAGAAGTCCCTAGTGTGCAACAACCCACAGAAGGTCCTGCAAAAGGTCCTAATGAAGATGCACTTAAGTTTATGAAATTGCTTGAAGATGCTAGTCAACCTTGTTATGAAGGTTGTAAGTATTTTAGCAAATTGTCAGCCATTGTGCATTTGTACCACATGAAGTGTCTTAATGGTTGGACTAACAAATCATTTACCATGTTGCTGGAATTTTTGCTTGATTTTCTCCCTTCAAATTCTAAGTTGCCAAAAGATTATTATGAGGCTAAGAAGATTATTAAAGATCTGGGCTTGAGTTATGAGAAGATTCATGCTTGTCCTAAAGATTGTGTTTTATATTGGAAGGAGAATGCCAACCTTGAAGCTTGTCCAAATTGTAACCTTTCAAGATGGGAAAGTAATGAGTCTAAAGGTCAACAAAGTACTAATGCTTcctccaagaaaagaaaaaagaaagctgCAAAGATTCTACGATGGTTCCCTTTAAAGCCAAGATTGCAACGGCTATTTATGTCTCCTGAAACAGCCAATCATATGAAGTGGCATGCCAATGGTCGTGTGAATGACGGGTTAAGGAGACATCCTGCTGATTCTGAAGCTTGGAAGTCATTTGACCGTAAGTATGTAGAGTTCTCATCCGAACCTCGTAATGTGAGGCTTGGATTAGCAGCTGATGGATTCAACCCGTATGGAAATATGAGTACTACTCATAGTACATGGCCTGTCATTTTGATCCCATACAATCTCCCTCCATGGATGTGTATGAAAAGATCTTATTTCATGCTATCATTATTGATTCCCGGTCCAACCTCACCCGGGAACGATATTGATGTTTTCTTACAACCCCTAGTAGAAGAATTGAAGGAGTTATGGGATGTTGGAGTAGAAACGTTTGATGTGTCTTCCAAAAAATCATTCCAAATGCATGTTGCATTATTGTGGACTATAAATGATTTTCCTGCATATGGTGATATCTCGGGTTGGAGTACCAAAGGATCTCTTGCATGTCCCTCTTGTAACTATGATAAACAATCTCGTTGGTTAAGATATGGAAGAAAATTTAGTTACATTGGACATAGGCGATTTTTGGATAGTGATCATAGATTCCGtaagcaaaaaaaatcatttgatggGAATATTGATAACAGATCAGCTCCGATTACAATATTCGGAGGGGAAATCATGTTACAAACGGATGCTGTAGCCGATCATGTGTTTGGGAAGAAAAAAGTTAATTTgaccaataaaagaaaaggagggGAAGAAGCCTTAACTGTGTGA
- the LOC126728433 gene encoding uncharacterized protein LOC126728433, producing MHIEKNVVDNIIGTLLNLDGKTKDNLKARQDLKDMGIRSELHLKKVGNDQTCMPHAFYHMNASENDGFLQVLKDVKVSDGYSSNISRCVKLKERKISGMKSHDNHILMQQLFPIAIRGSLPPEVSRHLIDLSCFFREICSKVLNVEELGALEKRIAVTLCELENIFPPSFFTVMVHVVMHLASEAKIAGPVHYRWMYPIERYLSRLKSYVHNKTYPEGSIAEGYIAEECLTFCSRYFKSVETVFNRPVRNVEESMGAIVSIILDSNSWIQAHRYVLFNCEEITPFRDEHIAEIKAGFPSHVTDDVIQKQHIEKFCNWFREYVMSMDASKKKEISDKVRWLARYPDNEAKRFKRYVINGLKFRTKDFEATRKTQNSGVCIVTEGGATYYGVLIDIIELNYSDKYRYVLFKCQWADVISGRGCKKDEFGFPLVNFSRLIHTGDQLIDEPYVLASQVSQVFYVEDVRHKDWVVVVRTKPREVFDVGIQALDDDDDEVDTYMENVPYNVTTDDACDDVNDNHAWARVDEEGTIYDTPLINEDEFLEQDFIDDEELSDDVYESNDDESNDDGSNNDESSDDD from the exons ATGCATATTGAGAAGAATGTAGTTGATAATATAATTGGCACATTGTTGAACTTGGATGGCAAGACAAAGGATAACTTGAAGGCACGCCAAGATTTAAAAGATATGGGTATAAGAAGTGAACTTCACTTGAAAAAGGTTGGGAATGATCAGACATGTATGCCACATGCTTTCTACCATATGAATGCTAGTGAAAATGATGGTTTTCTGCAAGTTTTGAAAGATGTAAAAGTGTCAGATGGATATTCTTCAAACATCTCACGTTGCGTTAAACTCAAAGAACGCAAGATTAGTGGGATGAAGAGCCATGATAATCACATCTTAATGCAGCAGCTTTTTCCAATAGCAATACGTGGATCTTTGCCCCCTGAAGTGAGTAGGCATTTAATTGACTTATCTTGTTTCTTTAGGGAGATATGTTCCAAAGTACTAAATGTGGAGGAACTTGGGGCTCTTGAGAAGAGAATTGCAGTGACATTGTGTGAGTTGGAAAATATATTCCCTCCCTCTTTCTTTACCGTGATGGTACATGTAGTCATGCATTTGGCTAGCGAAGCCAAAATTGCCGGTCCAGTTCATTATCGTTGGATGTATCCCATAGAGAG GTACTTGTCAAGGCTTAAGTCTTATGTGCATAATAAAACTTATCCAGAAGGCTCCATTGCGGAAGGGTATATAGCAGAGGAATGCTTAACATTCTGTTCACGCTATTTTAAATCTGTTGAAACTGTATTTAATCGGCCTGTAAGGAATGTTGAGGAATCCATGGGTGCAATAGTGAGCATTATACTAGATTCAAATTCATGGATCCAAGCACATCGTTATGTGCTATTCAATTGTGAAGAAATCACCCCATTTCGCGA TGAACATATAGCGGAGATTAAGGCTGGTTTCCCTTCTCATGTGACTGATGATGTTATTCAAAAGCAGCACATAGAGAAATTCTGCAACTGGTTTAGGGAATAT GTGATGTCAATGGATGCCTCTAAGAAAAAGGAAATCTCTGATAAAGTTAGATGGCTTGCTCGATATCCAGATAATGAAGCAAAAAGGTTCAAGCGTTATGTTATAAACGGTTTGAAGTTTCGCACCAAAGATTTTGAGGCAACTAGGAAAACTCAAAATAGTGGAGTTTGTATTGTTACTGAAGGTGGTGCTACTTATTATGGTGTACTAATCGATATTATTGAATTGAACTACTCTGACAAGTATCGATATGTATTATTCAAATGTCAATGGGCTGATGTTATTAGTGGGAGAGGATGCAAAAAAGATGAGTTTGGATTTCCCCTTGTCAATTTTTCAAGATTGATACACACAGGTGATCAATTGATTGATGAACCTTATGTATTAGCATCCCAAGTTTCGCAAGTGTTTTATGTGGAGGATGTGAGACATAAAGATTGGGTAGTAGTGGTCAGAACCAAACCTAGGGAGGTGTTTGATGTTGGTATTCAAGCtttagatgatgatgatgatgaagtggATACATATATGGAGAATGTCCCTTATAATGTAACTACTGATGATGCATGTGATGATGTAAATGACAACCATGCTTGGGCTCGAGTTGATGAAGAAGGAACCATTTATGATACACCGTTGATTAATGAGGATGAATTTCTTGAACAAGACTTTATCGATGATGAAGAGCTTAGTGATGATGTTTATGAGTCTAATGACGATGAGTCCAATGATGATGGATCCAATAATGATGAGTCTAGTGATGATGACTAG
- the LOC126728451 gene encoding uncharacterized protein LOC126728451, whose translation MARRKANLHTRPKSVTLQRASSQDTDEVGDQEMHDASTQVSTQGSDVQPAKRVTRGPNKYLEIWDLPDDQEIELPLNSMYQPVDEGARTFTGFLGTIARKPHMCPIKYLDWKVMPEELKEECWRLVKRKYQVPDNPKAYEGLKKFTLQKIGKAWRDHKCRLKAKYYIPHSRNKARVKSNGPRKCIPEDWNILVDHWYSDDAVIESDKNKDRRSKQDDIHTGGSCGYAMHAAKKAKTDGHPVKRAVLFQILHTRKDGSAVNPAMKEKMDKMRELLADSENQLQSSDTSGSIAWSRDDVFAKVMGKEHKGRICGVGFGPTPSGQSSKTALTDSEIRLSQARDDEVAQLKASLATMEEKLAGFDEMKEKVSQFEEMEQRMEERMEQRMEQRMARLLQQMQQTTQCNQDPSPVEQSPPLPRSSAASHQPRSL comes from the exons ATGGCAAGGAGAAAGGCAAATCTGCACACACGTCCCAAGAGTGTTACATTACAAAGAGCTTCTTCACAAGATACGGATGAAGTGGGGGACCAAGAAATGCATGACGCTTCTACACAAGTTTCTACACAAG GATCAGATGTGCAACCAGCTAAACGTGTCACTCGCGGGCCAAACAAGTACTTGGAAATTTGGGATCTTCCTGATGATCAAGAAATTGAGTTGCCACTAAATAGCATGTATCAGCCGGTTGATGAGGGGGCAAGGACTTTCACTGGTTTCTTGGGTACGATTGCACGGAAACCCCACATGTGCCCGATTAAATACCTTGACTGGAAGGTCATGCCAGAAGAACTTAAAGAAGAGTGTTGGCGTCTTGTAAAG CGAAAATACCAAGTCCCTGATAATCCTAAGGCATATGAGGGTTTGAAGAAATTTACTTTACAAAAAATTGGGAAGGCGTGGAGAGATCATAAGTGTAGGCTAAAGGCTAAGTATTATATACCGCAttcaagaaacaaagcacgGGTGAAGAGCAACGGACCTAGGAAATGCATACCAGAAGATTGGAATATACTTGTTgatcattggtattctgatgaTGCAGTG ATAGAGTCAGATAAGAATAAGGACCGTCGTTCTAAACAGGATGACATACATACTGGTGGTTCATGTGGCTATGCTATGCACGCTGCAAAAAAG GCAAAAACGGATGGACATCCTGTAAAGCGTGCAGTATTATTTCAAATTCTACATACTCGTAAAGATGGATCTGCAGTTAATCCtgcaatgaaagaaaaaatg GACAAAATGAGGGAATTGTTGGCTGACTCTGAGAATCAATTGCAGTCATCTGACACAAGTGGTAGTATTGCATGGTCAAGAGATGATGTGTTTGCCAAAGTGATGGGTAAGGAGCACAAAGGTCGCATTTGTGGGGTAGGATTTGGTCCAACCCCAAGTGGTCAAAGTAGCAAGACTGCTCTCACGGACAGTGAAATACGATTAAGTCAAGCAAGGGACGACGAAGTTGCACAATTGAAGGCTTCCTTGGCTACTATGGAGGAGAAACTAGCAGGTTTTGACGAAATGAAGGAAAAAGTTAGTCAATTCGAAGAAATGGAGCAAAGAATGGAGGAAAGAATGGAGCAAAGAATGGAGCAAAGAATGGCTCGCCTGCTTCAACAGATGCAACAAACTACACAATGCAATCAG GATCCTTCTCCAGTCGAACAATCTCCACCTCTCCCCAGATCATCAGCTGCATCTCATCAACCAAGAAGCTTATAA